A window of the Vespa velutina chromosome 7, iVesVel2.1, whole genome shotgun sequence genome harbors these coding sequences:
- the LOC124950326 gene encoding probable rRNA-processing protein EBP2 homolog, with the protein MAITSESDSEVNSSDEELQEALASGLLKPGLNAIIETNKREHKNNVIVMKKKLEEIKLNLPWIERLDMVNALAPLAPELALQMQEQEVRRAKQLQGNKKLPQFDPSEDPVLNDFRRETMFHRQAQGAVVDAIARIKKLGIPTIRPDDYFAEMAKTDKHMQKIRENLMKKKIIAQRSEKVRQMRQQRKISKQMQVEATLKKHAEKRKMLEEVKKYRKGIRQDLDFLEDKKKPQYKSGNRKLDPKVQAKINMKNAKYGYGGKKRDSKRNTKSSSADVSEYRKPQKPGQGRKDKGGKTKQQRPGKNRRIQMKARKK; encoded by the exons ATGGCGATTACATCTGAATCTGATTCTGAAGTAAATTCTTCGGACGAGGAG TTACAAGAAGCTCTTGCATCGGGCTTATTAAAACCTGGTCTCAATGCTATCATTGAAACAAACAAGAGAGAACACAAGAATAATGTT AttgtaatgaaaaagaaattagaagaaataaaattaaatttgccCTGGATAGAGAGGTTGGATATGGTCAATGCTTTAGCACCACTAGCTCCAGAGTTAGCGCTTCAAATGCAAGAACAAGAAGTAAGACGTGCCAAACAATtacaaggaaataaaaaattacctCAATTTGATCCGTCGGAAGATCCTGTTTTAAATGACTTTCGTAGAGAAACAATGTTTCATCGGCAAGCACAAGGTGCTGTTGTTGATGCCATAGCAAGAATAAAGAAACTTGGTATCCCAACTATTAGACCAGATGATTATTTTGCAGAAATGGCTAAAACTGATAAGCATATGcaaaaaattagagaaaatctgatgaaaaagaaaattatcgcgCAAAGATCAGAGAAAGTAAGACAGATGAGACAGCAGAGGAAAATAAGCAAACAGATGCAAGTAGAAGCAACTTTGAAAAAACAtgcggaaaaaagaaaaatgttagaagaagtaaaaaaatatcgtaaagGTATAAGACAAGATTTGGACTTTttagaagataagaaaaaaccACAATATAAGTCAGGTAATAGAAAGCTAGATCCAAAGGTTCAAGCTAAGATTAACATGAAAAATGCTAAATATGGTTATGGTGGTAAAAAGCGTGATAGTAAGAGGAATACCAAGTCTAGTTCAGCGGATGTTTCTGAATACCGAAAACCACAAAAACCAGGTCAGGGACGTAAGGATAAAGGTGGAAAGACAAAACAGCAAAGGCCTGGTAAAAATCGTAGAATACAGATGAAAGctaggaaaaaataa